One segment of Hippopotamus amphibius kiboko isolate mHipAmp2 chromosome 4, mHipAmp2.hap2, whole genome shotgun sequence DNA contains the following:
- the PSMA3 gene encoding proteasome subunit alpha type-3 isoform X2 has product MSSIGTGYDLSASTFSPDGRVFQVEYAMKAVENSSTAIGIRCKDGVVFGVEKLVLSKLYEEGSNKRLFNVDRHVGMAVAGLLADARSLADIAREEASNFRSNFGYNIPLKHLADRVAMYVHAYTLYSAVRPFGCSFMLGSYSVNDGAQLYMIDPSGVSYGYWGCAIGKARQAAKTEIEKLQMKEMTCRDVVKEVAKIIYIVHDEVKDKAFELELSWVGEITNGRHEIVPKDVREEAEKYAKESLKEEDESDDDNM; this is encoded by the exons TATGACCTGTCAGCCTCTACATTCTCTCCTGATGGAAGAGTTTTTCAAGTTGAGTATGCTATGAAAGCTGTGGAAAATAGTAG TACAGCTATTGGAATCAGATGTAAAGATGGCGTTGTCTTTGGGGTAGAAAAATTAGTCCTGTCTAAACTTTATGAAGAGGGTTCCAACAAACGACTTTTTAATGTTGATCGGCATGTTGGAATG gcagTAGCAGGTTTGCTGGCAGATGCTCGTTCTTTAGCAGACATTGCAAGAGAAGAGGCTTCCAACTTTAGATCTAACTTTGGATATAACATTCCACTAAAA caTCTTGCAGACAGAGTTGCCATGTATGTACATGCCTATACACTCTACAGTGCTGTTAGACCTTTTGGCTGCAG TTTCATGTTAGGGTCTTACAGTGTGAATGATGGTGCACAACTCTACATGATTGACCCGTCGGGTGTTTCATAT GGTTATTGGGGCTGTGCCATTGGCAAAGCCAGGCAAGCTGCGAAGACAGAAATTGAAAAGCTTCAG atGAAAGAAATGACCTGCCGTGATGTTGTTAAAGAAGTTGCAAAAAT AATTTACATAGTACACGATGAAGTTAAGGATAAAGCTTTTGAACTAGAGCTCAGCTGGGTTGGTGAAA TAACTAACGGAAGACATGAAATTGTTCCAAAAGATGTaagggaagaggcagagaaatatGCCAAG GAATCTTTGAAGGAAGAAGATGAATCAGATGATGATAACATGTAA
- the PSMA3 gene encoding proteasome subunit alpha type-3 isoform X1, translating into MMEYWIRIRRCEFSSWLLSNGNHPILMYSRSTLTTLHFIRIKKDSTAIGIRCKDGVVFGVEKLVLSKLYEEGSNKRLFNVDRHVGMAVAGLLADARSLADIAREEASNFRSNFGYNIPLKHLADRVAMYVHAYTLYSAVRPFGCSFMLGSYSVNDGAQLYMIDPSGVSYGYWGCAIGKARQAAKTEIEKLQMKEMTCRDVVKEVAKIIYIVHDEVKDKAFELELSWVGEITNGRHEIVPKDVREEAEKYAKESLKEEDESDDDNM; encoded by the exons ATGATGGAATATTGGATAAGGATCAGAAGATGTGAATTTTCCTCCTGGCTGCTGTCTAATG GCAACCATCCtattttgatgtacagcagaagtACTTTGACTACCTTGCATTTCATTAGGATAAAAAAAGACAG TACAGCTATTGGAATCAGATGTAAAGATGGCGTTGTCTTTGGGGTAGAAAAATTAGTCCTGTCTAAACTTTATGAAGAGGGTTCCAACAAACGACTTTTTAATGTTGATCGGCATGTTGGAATG gcagTAGCAGGTTTGCTGGCAGATGCTCGTTCTTTAGCAGACATTGCAAGAGAAGAGGCTTCCAACTTTAGATCTAACTTTGGATATAACATTCCACTAAAA caTCTTGCAGACAGAGTTGCCATGTATGTACATGCCTATACACTCTACAGTGCTGTTAGACCTTTTGGCTGCAG TTTCATGTTAGGGTCTTACAGTGTGAATGATGGTGCACAACTCTACATGATTGACCCGTCGGGTGTTTCATAT GGTTATTGGGGCTGTGCCATTGGCAAAGCCAGGCAAGCTGCGAAGACAGAAATTGAAAAGCTTCAG atGAAAGAAATGACCTGCCGTGATGTTGTTAAAGAAGTTGCAAAAAT AATTTACATAGTACACGATGAAGTTAAGGATAAAGCTTTTGAACTAGAGCTCAGCTGGGTTGGTGAAA TAACTAACGGAAGACATGAAATTGTTCCAAAAGATGTaagggaagaggcagagaaatatGCCAAG GAATCTTTGAAGGAAGAAGATGAATCAGATGATGATAACATGTAA
- the PSMA3 gene encoding proteasome subunit alpha type-3 isoform X3: MYSRSTLTTLHFIRIKKDSTAIGIRCKDGVVFGVEKLVLSKLYEEGSNKRLFNVDRHVGMAVAGLLADARSLADIAREEASNFRSNFGYNIPLKHLADRVAMYVHAYTLYSAVRPFGCSFMLGSYSVNDGAQLYMIDPSGVSYGYWGCAIGKARQAAKTEIEKLQMKEMTCRDVVKEVAKIIYIVHDEVKDKAFELELSWVGEITNGRHEIVPKDVREEAEKYAKESLKEEDESDDDNM; encoded by the exons atgtacagcagaagtACTTTGACTACCTTGCATTTCATTAGGATAAAAAAAGACAG TACAGCTATTGGAATCAGATGTAAAGATGGCGTTGTCTTTGGGGTAGAAAAATTAGTCCTGTCTAAACTTTATGAAGAGGGTTCCAACAAACGACTTTTTAATGTTGATCGGCATGTTGGAATG gcagTAGCAGGTTTGCTGGCAGATGCTCGTTCTTTAGCAGACATTGCAAGAGAAGAGGCTTCCAACTTTAGATCTAACTTTGGATATAACATTCCACTAAAA caTCTTGCAGACAGAGTTGCCATGTATGTACATGCCTATACACTCTACAGTGCTGTTAGACCTTTTGGCTGCAG TTTCATGTTAGGGTCTTACAGTGTGAATGATGGTGCACAACTCTACATGATTGACCCGTCGGGTGTTTCATAT GGTTATTGGGGCTGTGCCATTGGCAAAGCCAGGCAAGCTGCGAAGACAGAAATTGAAAAGCTTCAG atGAAAGAAATGACCTGCCGTGATGTTGTTAAAGAAGTTGCAAAAAT AATTTACATAGTACACGATGAAGTTAAGGATAAAGCTTTTGAACTAGAGCTCAGCTGGGTTGGTGAAA TAACTAACGGAAGACATGAAATTGTTCCAAAAGATGTaagggaagaggcagagaaatatGCCAAG GAATCTTTGAAGGAAGAAGATGAATCAGATGATGATAACATGTAA